The Agrococcus sp. ProA11 genomic sequence GTCGATGTGTGGGATGCCGACCGCATCACCGTCCTGGGGCTCGTCACCACCGGCGGCGTCGCCGTGCAGGCACTCGTGCTGGTGCTCTTCTTCCGCAAGACGGGGCTGCGGTTCCGGCTCGACTTCGGCTGGCGCGGCGTCGGGCTGCGCGCCACCGGCAAGGCCGCTCTGTGGCTGTTCGGCATCGTCATCATCGGGCAGATCAAGGGTGTCGTGCAGTCGCGCGTGGCGTCGATGGGCGAGGTGGCGAACATCGCCACGATGCAGAACTCCTGGTACGTCTTCTCGCTCCCCCACTCGATCATCGCCGTGTCGATCGCGATCGCCTACTTCACGCGGATGTCGCATCACGCGAGCGAATCGAACATGGCGGGCATCCGCGCCGACCTGTCGTCGGCGCTGCGCGGGGTCGGCATGCTCACGACCATCTCCGCGTTCGTGATCGCGGTCATCGCGGTGCCGTTCGCGCGCCTGCTGGATCCGGAGTTCGAGCTCATGCTCGCGATGGCCCAGGTGATCTGGGCGTTCCTCATCTGCCTGGTCGCCTTCAGCGCCGAGTACGTCATCCAGCGCGTCTTCTTCGCGCTCGGTGACACCCGCACGCCCTTCTTCTATGCCGTCTTCGGCATGTTCGTGACCTTCGGCCTGCTCTGGGCGGCGTCGACGCTGCCCGGCGAGTGGATCATCGTCGGCACCGCGCTGGCCGTCTCCGCCGCGAACCTCATCTCGGCCTCGATCTGGCTCGTGCTCGTGCGCCGGAAGATCGGTCCCTTCGGGTTCAAGCTCATCGCGCTGCGGCACGTGCAGTACCTGGCCTACGCGCTGCTCGCCGCGGCCGCGGGCGCCGCCACGGTCTGGGCGCTCGGCGGCTACCGCGAGGGAGGCTTCGGCACCCAGAACATCATCGGAGCCGCCACCACGTCGGTCGCCGCCGGTGCCGTGATGGGCGTCATCTACTTCGGCATCCTCTACCTGACGCACAACCCCGACTTCCGCTCCACGGTCGACATCGTGGTCGGCAAGTTCCGCGGCCGTGGCAATGGGGGCGGCACCGCCGTCGTCGACGGGCCCACCGACTCCTGATCGTCTGCGGCGCTCGCACGACCGTCCCACTGTCCGTGCACAACCACCGCGTCTACCGGCTCTTCGGACATTCGGTGGGGGTCACGCGGTGAGGCCGCCGGCGGCGAGGAGCATGCGGAGGCGGTAGTTGTCGCGGTTCGGAAGCCGCGGGCGAGGCGGCGGTGGAGTTCGATGATGCCGTTGATTTGCCGAATCTGCAGCATTGACCGAATCTGAAGACGGGCTTAGCATCCGGATCAAGGCCAATGGGGCCTCGCACTGAGGAGCACACTATGGGTCCCGTTCTGAAGGTCATCGCACTCTCCGCCTCCGTCCTAGCCGCCGCCTCGGCGATCGTGCCTCTCGCGAGCAACGATCCGAGCGCGGTCGTGGTCGACGGGACAGCCCGAGCCAGCGGCCTCGATGCGGCCGAGCGCGAGGATGCAGCCCAGCTGGCGGCATCGACAGGACGGGGCGTCGACGAGGTTGCTGCCGCGATGGTCGGCCAGGCCGACTTCGTGGCCCTCGTCGCCGAGATCGAGAGTCGCTTCCCGGGCAGCTACGCCGCGTCCAGATGGGGCGACGTCGAGGGCGCTGCCGGCTCGATCAGCTTCGTCGGTGCAGTGCCGCAGCAGGCGATCGACCTGGTCAGTGGGACCGCCCTCTCTGTGGAGCTCCGCGGAGATGCGTTGCTCTCGCAGCGAGAAGCGGTTGCACAGCAGGCCGAGCTCTACACCGAGGTTCTACAGCGCGCCGACGTGACGGATGCGGTCGCCGTCGTTGACCCGGCAACCGCGCAACTCGAACTCGAGGTGCAGTTGCGAGCCGGCGCAGCTTCGACGGCGTCGATGCTTGAGTCGGAGCTGTTCGGTGCGGCATCGGCTGCACGTTCGCAGGCGTCACCGGCTCTAGATGTGTCCGTTTCACTGATCCCTGCGGGCATTGATCTTGGGTCGGCCGAGGCGATCCGGGGCGGCATGCAGCACAGTGGCTGCACCGCCGGATTCACGGTGCGGTCGGGCTCGACCTACGGGGTCTCCACCGCCGCGCACTGTGGCGCGACCGCCAGCTACGACGGAGTTTCGATGCGGACCAGCGGAACTCGGTCGACGGTGCCCAACGACGGCGACGCAAGGTGGACACCAACGGTGAGCGCGACGGCGAGCGATGCGTTCCGGTACCGCCTCTCGCCCACGGCATATCGCAACGTCTCCAGCGCCTCGAATCCGGTCGTCGGCCAGGCCATCTGCGCCTTCGGCATCCAGACCGGCTACCAGTGCGACAACGTGATGCGGGTGAACTCCTGCGCGAACGGCTACTGCGGGCTGACGTTCACGTACTCCGAATGGAGCGTGAGCGGCGACTCTGGCGGCCCTTACTTCAACAGCACCGTCGCGCACGGCATTCATCGTGGGGAGACCTACTACAACGGTTCCTACCGCAACGTGTTCACCCGAATCGGAGCCATCAACATTCTCGGGGCCGTGGTTGTCACATGAGCGGCAGCACACCGCGGTTGGGGGTGGTTGCGCTGGCACTCGTCATGCTCTTGACGGGCTGCGGAGCGCCGACGCCGTCGCCTGCCGGCGTCGTCGTCGTGCAGGGCACCAGTGATCTGCCACGACTGGAGGCTCTTGCAGAGGGCGTCGTGGTCATCGACCTGGACGGCTGTCTCGGCATCGAATCACCCGATGCTGCTGCGATGCCCGATGCGGTGCTCGTCCTCCCTGAGGACGCGCAGACGACCGAGAACGGCGCGAGGCTCGCCGGCGGGCTCGCCCTCGAACTCGGGTCAACCGTCGACATCGGCGGAGGCCTCATTGAGGAGCCTCTGGAGGGCATCTTCGAGCTGCCCACGCAGTGTGACTCGCATCCGGCTTGGGCGGTCCACGACCCAAGCCTGTAGTTGCGCTGCTGGTTCGTGCGCTAGGTGTTCTTCCCCGTGACGTTGTGTAGGCGCTGCATGGGGGTGAGGCCGCCGATGCCGGTGTGTGGTCGATGGTGATTGTAGTGATGCAGCCAGGCCGGATAGTCGGCGACGCGTTCGGCTTCTGAGCGGTAGGTCTTGGCGTAGGCCCATTCCTCTTCGAGGGTGCGGTTGAAGCGCTCGACTTTCCCGTTCGTCTGCGGCCGGTACGGGCGCGTCCGGCGATGCTTGATGTCCTCGCCGAGCGCGTCTGTGAAGGCGTGGGAGCGGTAGCAGGAGCCGTTGTCGGTCATCACCGCCGTGACCTCGATCCCGATCGATGCGAAGTACGCGTTCGCGCGCTGCCAGAAGGCGGCCGCGGTCTGAACCGTCCCCTGTTTGATGCCGGTTCCTTTCGAGTCTGGAAGGAAGATAGTCATCATGCCGAAGCAGATCCCGGAGGAGACGAAGCAGCGAGCGATCCGGCTCGTGCTCGACCATCTCGATGAGTACCCGAACCTGACGACCGCGTGCGAGACGGTCTCGAAACGGCTCGGCTTCGGGGCCGAGTCGCTGCGCCGATGGGTGCGGCAGGCTCAGATCGACGCCGGCGAACGGCAGGGCGCCTCGACGAGCGAGTCGGAGCGGGTGCGGCGGCTTGAGCGGGAGAACCGTGAGCTGCGTGAGGCGAACGCGATCCTGCGCGACGCGGCGGTTTTCTTCGCCGGGGAACTCGACCCCCGACGCCGCTGATCGTCGGCTTCATCGACGAGCAGCGAGCCAAGGGCCGCGCGGTCGAGTCGATCTGCCAGGTCCTGCGGGAGCAGGGTGTGGAGGTCGCCGCGCGAACCTACCGGGCGTGGAAGCGCGCCCAGCCCAGCAACCGCGCTGTGGATGACGCGGTGGTGATCGACGCGCTGCTGGCGACGGTCGGCACGCCGGAGGGCATGTACGGGCGGCGGAAGATGACCACGCATCTGCGACGTGCCGGCCACGACGTGTCCCAGCGGCGGGTGGACCGGCTGATGCGGGATCTCGGCCTCAACGGCCGGGTGCGCGGGCGTGGCGTGCGCACGACCGTCCCGGATCGGAACGCCGAGCGCGCACCGGATCTGCTCGAGCGGGACTTCACCGCGCCCGCGCCGAACCAGCGCTGGGTGGCGGACTTCACCTACGTGCGCACCTGGGCCGGGTTCGCGTACGTGTCGTTCGTGATCGACTGCTTCTCACGCGCGATCGTCGGCTGGCAGGCCGCGACCACGAAGACGACACCGTTGGTGACCACGGCGCTGCGGATGGGCCTGTGGCGGCGCGACCGAGCCGGCCGCCCGGCGCTCGACGGACTGGTCCATCACAGCGATGCCGGGTCTCAATTCACGTCCGTGAGCTTCGCCGAGACGCTCGCCCTGGAGGGCATCGCTGCGTCGATCGGCTCGATCGGCGACGCGTATGACAATGCTCTCGCCGAGTCGACGATCGGGCTGTTCAAGACCGAAGCGATTCGCGACGACTCGCCCTTCCGGACCGGTCCGCTCAAGCAGCTGGAGGACGTCGAATGGGTCACCGCTGAATGGGTCGACTGGTACAACGCCAGGCGCCTGCATTCCACCCTCGGCGACGTCCCTCCCGAGGAGTTCGAGGCCGCGTACTACGCTGACCTCGAAACGCCATCACACCCGGTGCTGGCACCCGCATAGGAGCGGCAGAGAACCGGGGACGGTTCAGCATGCGGAGGCGGTAGTTGTCGCGGTTTCGGAAGCCGCGGGCGAGGCGGCGGTGGAGTTCGATGATGCCGTTGATGGCCTCGGTGCCGCCGTTCGATGAGCGGTTCCTGGTGAAGTACGCCAGGAACGCGGCCCGCCAGCGGCGCAGCGTCCGCCCGAGCCGCGCGACCTCCGGGATCGGGCTCGTGTGCAGGCTGTCCGCGAGCCGCTCGGCGATCGCGCGGCCCTCGGCGAGGTTGCCGGCGCGGTAGGCGGTGCGGAGGTCTTGCGCGCATTGCCAGGCGATGAAGACTTCCTCGTGGGCAGGGTCGGCTTCGATCGCGGCGGCGAGGCGGGCGAGCTGCTTGTCGGTGAGGTGCTCGGCCCCGGCGCGAAGGATCGTCTGGATGCCGTAGAGCGGGTCGCCCTTGCGGCCGCGGTGACCGAGCGTGGCCTGCTGCACGCGCCGGCGGACCTCGTCCACGACCTGGGTGCCGAGCTTGACGACGTGGAACGCGTCGAGCACGGCGGTCGCGTCATCGAGCCGGGCATCGATCGCGGTCTTGTAGCCGGCGAACGGATCCAGTGCCGCGACCCGCACGCCGCGCCGGAACGCGTCGCCGCGCTCGACCAGCCAGCCCGAGTAGGCCTTGCCGCTTCTGCCGGGCACGAGATCCAGCAGCCGCGCCCGCACGCGGCTCTGGCTGTCACGGGTGAGGTCGACCATGCCGGTGAGCTCGCGGGGCCCACGCCTGCGGCGGTCGACGTGGTGCCAGACGTGCTCGTCCACCCCGAGCGAGGTGACGCCGTCGAAGCGCGACTCGTCGGCGGCCAGCCGTTCCAGCTCTGGCCGGATCGCCCGCCAGAGCGTCTTCCACGACGTGCCCAACTGCCTGGCGATCCCTGCGATCGTGCCATGCTCGCGGCGCAGTTGCCCGATCGCCCAGTCGATCGCCCGGACGGTGATGGAGCCGCGAGGGGCGACCAGGCCGGGCAGCTGTTCGATGAAGACGCCGCGCGCGCAGTCGGGATCGGGGCAGCGCCAGACGCGCTGCCGCCAGAGGATTCGGACCCGCACGGTCCCTGGCGCGTCGTTGAGCATGCGCTTGCGGCGACCGTGGCCGACCGCGACGACACCGCACGACGGGCATCCGGCCGACCCATCCGCG encodes the following:
- a CDS encoding IS3 family transposase (programmed frameshift), whose product is MPKQIPEETKQRAIRLVLDHLDEYPNLTTACETVSKRLGFGAESLRRWVRQAQIDAGERQGASTSESERVRRLERENRELREANAILRDAGGFLRRGTRPPTPLIVGFIDEQRAKGRAVESICQVLREQGVEVAARTYRAWKRAQPSNRAVDDAVVIDALLATVGTPEGMYGRRKMTTHLRRAGHDVSQRRVDRLMRDLGLNGRVRGRGVRTTVPDRNAERAPDLLERDFTAPAPNQRWVADFTYVRTWAGFAYVSFVIDCFSRAIVGWQAATTKTTPLVTTALRMGLWRRDRAGRPALDGLVHHSDAGSQFTSVSFAETLALEGIAASIGSIGDAYDNALAESTIGLFKTEAIRDDSPFRTGPLKQLEDVEWVTAEWVDWYNARRLHSTLGDVPPEEFEAAYYADLETPSHPVLAPA
- the murJ gene encoding murein biosynthesis integral membrane protein MurJ, with the protein product MNAGRASAIIASGTMVSRILGFAKMMMLAAAIGQSGSAAAKTFGLANQLPNNVYALVAGGVMSAVLVPQIVKASKAADGGESYVSKILTLGGTVFLLLAAIATVAAPWLVDVYAVSAGADGRGFTGEQMALAVALAYWCMPQILFYAIYTLLGEIYNARSQFGPYTWAPVVNNIVSIAGLAGFMLLFGGEQVNRAVDVWDADRITVLGLVTTGGVAVQALVLVLFFRKTGLRFRLDFGWRGVGLRATGKAALWLFGIVIIGQIKGVVQSRVASMGEVANIATMQNSWYVFSLPHSIIAVSIAIAYFTRMSHHASESNMAGIRADLSSALRGVGMLTTISAFVIAVIAVPFARLLDPEFELMLAMAQVIWAFLICLVAFSAEYVIQRVFFALGDTRTPFFYAVFGMFVTFGLLWAASTLPGEWIIVGTALAVSAANLISASIWLVLVRRKIGPFGFKLIALRHVQYLAYALLAAAAGAATVWALGGYREGGFGTQNIIGAATTSVAAGAVMGVIYFGILYLTHNPDFRSTVDIVVGKFRGRGNGGGTAVVDGPTDS